One Carassius auratus strain Wakin chromosome 3, ASM336829v1, whole genome shotgun sequence genomic region harbors:
- the coa3b gene encoding cytochrome C oxidase assembly factor 3b, whose protein sequence is MEGKTPDASSTAPKPLTPAQKQLLKRQQELDYWKRHSKQLRSRNLITGLTIGAFVVGLFSYTILSVRQEKIMDEIDDEAKNFIIKGPRTGANS, encoded by the exons ATGGAGGGGAAGACTCCGGACGCGTCCTCAACTGCGCCGAAACCTCTTACACCTGCTCAGAAACAGCTTCTTAAAAGACAGCAGGAACTAGATTACTGGAAACGGCACTCAAAACAACTGCGGAGCCGGAATTTAATCACCGGCCTGACCATCGGAGCCTTTGTGGTGGGCCTAT TCAGCTACACCATTCTCTCAGTCAGGCAGGAGAAAATCATGGATGAGATTGACGATGAGGCAAAGAACTTCATCATCAAAGGGCCTCGGACAGGGGCAAACTCTTAG